The genome window TCGAACGTTTTGAAACAGATGTTCAATTCCTCGACCAGTTCCTCAGGGGTGAGCTCCTCCGACAGTGCTGTGAACCCTTTGAAGTCGCTGAAGAGGATGGTGGCCTGTTCGAAGAGCTTCGCATCGGCATGGCCTTTCACTTTCAACTCGTCCGCGATCTCCTGCGGCAGGATATTGAGAAGCAGATCTTCGCTCACCTTTCGTTCAAGCCGGATCGCCTCACGTGATCGTTTCGCGGAACGCAGACCGAACCAAAGGCCACCGGTCATGAACAGGACACCGATCCCGCCGAACATGAACAGGTTGCGCTGGTTGCGTTCCGCGCGTATCACCTGGGCGTGCTTGAAGGCCTCCGATCGCTTCGCTTGTTCATTCGCCACACTGTCAGCCAACTGCTCCTTTTGGAAGGCACGGCGGTCCTGCCGGTTCAAGGCTTCGCGATTGTCCATACTGTCACGCATCCGCAGTTGGTGCGTGTACATCGAGAATGCCTCTTTCAGGTCTCCTTGGCCTTGGTATGCCTCTTTCAAGTCGGCGGCCAATTGCTGTGCCATAGCGAACTCCCTCGCCTGTTCTGCGGCATGCAACTTCCATTTCAAGGAATCGATCCGAAGTGCTGTTCGCGCGAAAGCACCGCTCGCGAGAACGGAGAGAAGGACGAGGATGGCTTTGCGCATTTCCGAAGATCAGCGTTTTGACGCTACGAAGTACATCTCCATCTCCCCCTTGCCCTTCGCCTGCACTTTTCCGCGCGGCGTGAACGTGAGACCGGGTTCATCCTTCACTAGTGCATAGGTCGCTTCACTGATGTTCACCTGTCCCACTTCGCCGCTGCTCTCCATGCGGCTGGCGGTGTTCACCGTATCCCCCCAGATGTCGTACTGGAATTTCTTAACGCCCACGATGCCGGCGACGACGGGCCCGGTGTGTATGCCGATGCGGACCTCGAAGTAGGGGAGGCCTGCCGTTGCTTTCCGCGCCTTGCCTTCGGCGATGAAGTCGCGCATCTCGAACGCGGCCTGGATCACATCGGTGGCGTGTGTAGTGTTCGGCGTAGGCAATCCGCCAGCGGCCATGTACGCATCGCCGATGGTCTTGATCTTCTCGATGCCGTGCTTCGCCATGATGCGATCGAAGGCGCTGAAGCATTCGTGCAGGTCGTGCACCAGTTCCTTCGGGGTCACCTTCTCGCTCATGGCGGTGAAGCCTTTGAAGTCGGTGAAGAGCACCGTGACCTGATCGATCAGTTTCGCGTCGGCTTCCCCCTTCGCCTTCAATTCCTCCGCGACCTCCTCGGGAAGGATGTTCAGCAGCAATTCCTCGCTGCGCTGCTTCTCCCTCCGCAATTCCTCGGTGCGCATGAGCACCTCGCGCTCCAGTTCCTTGTTGCGCGCATGGATGTTGCCATGGGTGATGTACTCGCCTTCGCGCAGCCGATAGTCCGGGTCGCTCCCGTGCACATGGGCCACCCACCATTTCCCATTGATGCGCTTCAGGATCGTGGTCTGCCGCACGATGTCGCGCGTGGATGCGCCCCCCTGGCCCATGATCCAGAATGTATCGCCTTCCACCCAGGCGACGTCGCCCCACAGCCGCACTTCGAGCCAGATATGGTCGATTGTGAACGCGTCCGGATACTGCTCCACCCCTTTCTCGTTCATCGCCCGGTACTGCGCCTTACCCACGGCGCGCTCATGCAGGCCGGTCCCGAAGAAGGTGATGTCGTCGGCGCAGACCGAGAAACGCGAATCAAGGTCACGGCGCGCATAGCTCTGCCAGAAATGCTCATGCACCAGCAGTATTTCAGCTTCTTCGGTGGTGGTCTCACGTCCCGATGAACCGCCCTTGGTATCCATGCGGTAGCCCGATGCGCCCATGCCACAAGTTTCCGTCGAAGGGGGGATAGGCGAACCCCCACGAACAGGGGGGAATCGCCTTCCTCCCTGTGCCACTTACTTTGCAGGAGCATGATCCGGGTCCTCCTCTTCGAAGACAACACCGACCTCGCCGAAAGCCTCGGTGAGCTGATGAAGGACACCGACGATATCCGGCTCATCGCCCATTACACCAACGCGCAGAAGGCCGAACGCCATGTCGCCTTCCACCACCCGGACGTGGTGCTCATGGACATTGATATGCCCGTGGAGAACGGCCTGCAGGGCCTGCGCGCCATCCGTGCGGCGGGCAGCGGGGTGATGGTGCTCATGTTCACCGTCATGGAGGACAACGAGAACGTGTTCCAGTCCATCTGCCACGGCGCCAGCGGCTACCTGCTGAAACAGACCGCGCCGGATAAGATCCTGGAAGGTATCCGCGAGGCCATGGGCGGCGGTGCGCCCATGACCCCGAGCATCGCGCGCAAGGTGCTCACCCTCTTCGCGCAGCCGTTCAAGAAGAGCGACGACCTGCAGAAGCTCACCGCCCGCGAGCATGACGTGCTTTCGCTGCTGGTGCGCGGCCATAGCTACAAGATGGCCGCCGCGCAATTGGACATCGGCGTGGAGACCCTTCGCTTCCACATCAAGAACATCTACGCCAAGCTGCACGTGAACAGCAAGAGCGAGGCGGTGGCCAAGGCCTTGCAGAACAGGGTGGTGTGACGTGCTACGATACCTTGGGACGATGCGCTTGACCGGGCCCGGGACCTTCCTTGTATCGCTCCTGTTCGTCATGGGCTGTGAACGGTCGACAAGCTTGGATGACGACCAGGCACCCCGCTCACCCGCGTTCGACAGCACCTTCCATGCGAGGACCCTGGCCGCGCTGCACCCGGCCGCCATGCGCAGCGACACCATCTTCTGCGATAGCATCCTGAAGGTGTACGACGATACGGCGCTCGCGCGCATGCATCCGGGCCGTGTGAACGACGCCTTCGTGTACGCGATCATTTCGCACGACGGCTATCCCACGGCCTCGATGGAGCGCTTCTATCGGCTGGCGCGATACGCGGACAGCGACCGCATGCTCGCCTGGCACGACTTCCTGATCGCCCGATGGCGGATGATGAACGGCGATCATGTGGAGGCGGTGCGCCTCTATCAGAACCTGCTTACGCGATTCGAACGCGTGCAGGACGGAGCCGGGATATCCTCCGCCTGCCGTCGGCTGGGCCAGATCTACCGTCTATTGGGCGATTTCGAGGTCGCCTTGCCCTACCTCCATCGCGCCCTTCCCGGTGAGCCGCGGGCGGAATTCCGTTGCAACATGCTCTACGCCATGGGTGAGTGCCATGCGCATGCGCATCGCGCTGATTCGGTGCGCTGGTGCCGTGACCGGATCGCTGAGATGGCCGGCGATAGCATGCTGCTGCAGCGTGGCGATGACCGCGTGCTGCTGTATACCATGCGCCTGGGGCTCGATGCGGCGACCATCGAAGCGCGTCGCACGGGTCGAGGCGATGCCATGGCCCTGGTGCGGGACATGGCGCGGTTGGACAGCTTGCTGGAGCATCGTGACCCTTGGCTCGGGTTCATCGAAGCCCATGATGCCGCATCGCACATCGAATTGGCCGAAGAGGTGGTACGTGCCCTTACCGCCTTGAACCGGACGGATCTCGCGCGCGAGCTCGTACTGGAGGCCGAAGAGCGAGCCCGGGACTGCACCGACTGCACGTTGGAGGAGGTGGCTCTTTATGCCGCCGTGGCCGATATGCACATCGCGTTGGGCGACCGGTCCGAGGCGCTGCGCTACCAAACCCTGCGCGCCGATGCGCTCACGCGCAACGAGGTGGGCAAGGCCCGGCTTGCCGTGGAGCAGGCGCGCCAACGCGAGGAGTACCAACAGCAACGATCCGGGATGGCGCAAGCGCTCGAGCAAGAACGTCAGCAGGCCCGCGCCATGGACATCGAATACCGCATGCAGCGCATCAGCCTGGTGGTGATGATCGGCTTCGTGGTCCTGTTCGCCGGGGTGCTTTTCGTTCACTTGCGCATCAGACGACGCATGCAATTGGAGGAGGTGCGCACGCGCCTCAGCCGCGACCTGCATGATGATATCGGCAGCACGCTCAGCAGCATCAACATCCTCACCAGTGTGGCACGCAAGAAGGCCGAAGCGGGTGACGTGGAAGGAGCGGCGGCTTCGTTGACCGGGATCAGCGAGCGCAGCCAGCGCCTGCAACGCAACATGAGCGACATCGTGTGGAGCGTGGACCCGGACCGCGACAGCTTGGAGGAGCTGCTGGTGCGCATGCGCGAATTCGGGGCATCGGTGCTGGAGCCGAAGGAGATCACCTACCGCTTCGATGCGCAAGGCGATCACAGTACGGCCTTGCAGCCGATGGTGAAGAGCAACCTCTACCTCATCTTCAAGGAAGCGTTGAACAACGCGGCGAAGCATGCGAACGCCAGCAACGTGGAGGTGCGGATCCGAAAGGATGCTGACGGGCTGCACATGACGATCACCGACGATGGTATCGGCCTGTCCTCTGACCGATCAGTGGACAATGGCGGGGGCAACGGCATGCGCAACATGCGCCAACGCGCCGCCGAGATGAACGCCGTGCTGGATATCGGACCCGCGAAGGAAGGTGGGGTCGTCATCGATCTCTTCATACGCACATGAGCGCAGGCACCACCCGGTCCATTCGCTGCATGCTTCGGAAGGCATGCTCGGCCGCGCTCGCCGTCCTGCTGCCTCTGCTGGTCCACGCGCAGCCAAAGGAGGATGCGGCATGCCGCTCTGTGTTGCTCAGCGCCAACGCGACCGACGAGGAGCGCATGAGCTGCTACAAGCACATGGGGCCGGATGCGTTCGACCATTGGAGCGCATCGCTGCCCACGGAACCCACGACCTGTGAACTCCTTCACCGCATCGCAGGGGCGTTCCATGATGCCGATCCAGCCATCTCGCTGCGCATTGCGGAGCGTGCGTTGGACATGGCGGACCGCTCGCACGTGGACCCACGATCGCGAGCGGTGCTTGAACAGGACGTGGCGTACGCCTGCCAGGCGCTCGAACACTACGCGCGGGCGCTGAGACACTTCCGCTCTGCCGCCGTGCTGTACGAACAAGCCGGTGATACGACGAATGCTGCGGAATGCCTTTTCTACACGGGCGATATCCTGACCGATCTTGGTGATACCACACGCGCGCTGGCATGCATGCGGAACTATGTGGAGCTGAGCGATCGCAACGGACTTGCCGCGGACCGCGTGGAAGCGTTGCGCGCACTGGCCCGTACCCTCCATCACTTCGGCCGCACCGATAGCGCGCTCGCGCTTCTGGTCACCTCGTATCGCTTGGCCGAACAGGCGCAGGACACCACGGAAATGGGATTGAGCCTGCTGGACGCCGGGGAGACCCATCGCGCCAACGGGGATCTCGCTCTGGCCGAGGACGAACTGCGGCTAAGCATCACCATGCTCAACCACGGGGCACGACGCTTGTTCCAGCACCTGGCCTACCAATGCCTTGCTTCCGTGTTTGCGGAACGGGGCTCCATTCCGGAAGCCATCAGCGCGCAAAACCGCGTGCTCGCCTTGGCCCAGGCCTCCTCGCTGCAACGACCGGAAGCGGAAGCACACATCGAACTGGCCACGCTCCTTGATCGCACGGGGCAGGGCGCGCAGGCGCTGCAACACGCACGGCTCGGCCTGGACGTGGCCACCACTGCCGGCTTGCTGAAGTTGCGCGTACGTGCACTACAGCAGCTCGTCGATCTCCATCGGGCCGCCAAGCGCTATGCGGTTGCGATCACCTATCAGGACAGTCTTCGGGCCAGTGAGGACTCCTTGCGACACGCACAGGGAAAGGCGGAAGCCGCGAGCGAATCGGCACGCAGCGAGTACGAAAAGGCACTGGCGGTGGAGCAAGCACAGTCCGCTCAACAGCTTGAACAGGAACGGGCCACGACGCACGCCCGCGAGTTGGAGCATCGCATGCAGCGCATCAGCCTGGTGGTGATGATTGGCTTCGTGGTCCTGTTCGCCGGCGTGCTCTTCGTGCGCCTGCGCATCAACCGGCGCATGCAATTGGAGGAGGTGCGCACGCGCCTCAGCCGCGACCTGCATGATGATATCGGCAGCACGCTCAGCAGCATCAACATCCTCACCAGTGTGGCACGCAGGAAGGCCGAAGCGGGTGACGTGGAAGGAGCGGCGGCTTCGTTGACGGGGATCAGCGAGCGCAGCCAGCGCCTGCAACGCAACATGAGCGACATCGTGTGGAGCGTGGACCCGGACCGCGACAGCTTGGAGGAGCTGCTGGTGCGCATGCGCGAATTCGGGGCATCGGTGCTGGAGCCGAAGGAGATCACCTACCGCTTCGATGCGCAAGGCGATCACAGTACGGCCTTGCAGCCGATGGTGAAGAGCAACCTCTACCTCATCTTCAAGGAAGCGGTGAACAACGCGGCGAAGCATGCCCAGGCCACGGTGGTCAACGTGGCCATCAACTACCGGAATAACCGGTTGAAGATGACCATCGCAGACAACGGCAGCGGTTTGCCGGATACGAACGGCCCATCGCGCGCGCACGGGGGCAACGGCCTGCGGAACATGCGCACCCGCGCAGAAGAAATGAACGCGGAACTGAACATGGACAGCACACCGGAGAAGGGCACCACGATCGACCTCACGATCCCGTTATGACGGGTATCAATGGGGTTTGCCCGCGAAGAGTTCCCATAGGGCGAAGGCCAACCCGCCCAGGACCAGGCACCGGACAAGGAGTCCATCGAGGTAGATGTCCAAGCGCGGACTTCTGTAGCGCAGAACCAAGCCCACGATCAGCGCAACCGCGCAGGCGATCGCTCCGGCCAGCATCAACACCGCGCTGTGAGGCCATCGCTGCATGAAGGCGATCAAGCCACTGAGCGCGATACTCAGCGCAACACCTCCGAATACGGTCATTCCCAGGATCTGATCGGTGGGCTTGGGTGCGGCCAGGGTGCGGAAACCGAAGGGGAAATAGAACAGCGCGAGCCCGCATCCTCCAGTGACATAGAGGACACCGGCCCCGGGCCAGTGCTGGATCTTGAAGATGCAGCCCAGGACGACCAGGGCGGCCAGCACGAGCTCCGTGGTCCTCATGGCTCGGTGGGCAAGCCCGCATCCTGCCAGCCGGTGATGCCCGCGTGCATGCAGCGCACGTCGGTGTAACCCAGCTTCACGGCGCTTTCGGCGGCCATGCCGGCGGCAGGGCATTCCGGGCTCCAGCAGTAGAACACCAGCTTGCTCGACTTGTCGGCGGGCAGTACGTCCGGGGTGATGGCGTCGTAAGCGATGAGCCGGGCCCCGGGCACATGGGCGAAGGCATAGTTGTCCGCTTCGTTCACGTCGATCAAAGTAACACCTCCCTTCTGGATCTCAACCGAGAGTTCCTGAGGGGTAATGTCCTTCACGAGAACGGCATCGGGGCCGGACTGAGCCGCGCACGGCACCACCAACAAGAGGAGCGTGGACAAGATCAGCGCCTTCTGCATGAGTGTTCAATTGGGTTGGACAAAGTACATCTCCAGTTCCCCTTTGCCCTTGGCCTGCACCTTTCCGCGCGGGGTGAAGACCCAGCCAGGCTGCGCGGCGATCTCGCGGTAGGTGCTCTCACTGATGTTCACGCGGCCCACTTCGCCGGAGGATTCCATGCGGCTGGCCGTGTTCACGGTATCGCCCCAGATGTCGTACTGGAACTTCTTCACGCCCACGATGCCGGCGACCACCGGGCCGGTGTGCACGCCCACCCGCATGTCGAACGCGGGCCTCCCCAGCGCAGTGCGTTCGGCCTTCCGCTTCAGCATGAACGCCTGCATGTCGAGCGCGGCCTGCACCACATCCCCCACGCCGCTGGTCACTTTGCGGGGCAGGCCACCGGCCGCCATGTACGCATCACCGATTGTCTTGATCTTCTCGATCCCGCGCGCGGTGATGATGGCGTCGAAGGCCTTGAAGCAGGTGTCCAGCTCTTCCACCAGCTCCTGCGGCGTGAGCAGCTCGCTGGCTTCGGTGAAGCCTTTGAAATCGGTGAAGAGGATGGTGGCCTGTTCGATGTGGCGCGCGGCGCTGGCCCCGGTCGCCTTCAGTTCCTTCGCGACCTCCGCCGGAAGGATGTTGAGCAGCAATTCATCCGAGCGCTTCTTGCCCTTGTACACGGACCAGGCGAGCGCCGCAAGGAGCAGCAGCACGACGGCAATGCCGAGCAACACCACGCGTTGTTGCTTCACCCGCGCTTGTTGGCGCTGGATCTCCAGGGCGCTCTCCCGTTCCTTCACCAGCCCTTCGTAAGCCGCCACGGCATCGGCGTTGGCCACGGCTTGCAGGGAGTCGTTCATGCGCACATACAACGCGGCCTCCCGCGCCGATCCGGCCGCATCACCGGACGTCCAAAGCCGTTCCATCAAGGCCTTGCGGTACCTGAGCACCAGTGGCAGATCGTTGATCCGAAGCGCCTTGGTCAGCGCCTCGCGCAAACTACTATCGGCTTGTGCGAGGCGGCCTGTCGCGCTGTAGAGGATGTACCCGCAGTAGTCCGGCTCGCAAGCGCCATTGAACGAGTTCAATGGCACCTCTTCGCGCTGGCATTCCTGGATCATCCGCGCATACTGGATCCCCGCCTCTTCGATCCGGCCCAGTTGTACGAGCATGGGAATGTACTTGGACCGGAACAACGGGTTGGAACTGTCCAAGTTGGCCAGGAGGGACCTCGAGCGCTCAAGATCGCGCAGCGCACCCAGCGTATCGCCCAAGGCCAACCGATCGGTGGCCAGGCGCATGTGGCAGTCCGCCAGCAAGCCGGTATCGCCCTGTGCGGTCAGGCATGGCAGCGCCTCCTGGATGAAGGGTATCGCACGCGCGGGATTGCCCCATTGCTCGTAGGCCCAGCCGATCACCATGGTCTCGTTGCATGCGATATCCGGCCGCGTTGGAAAGCACTCGCGGGCGCGGATGTAGTGTTCGATGGCCGCACCATACTGCCGGATGCGCATGTAGTATCCGGCCAGCGCGTGGTAGCTGGTGCCCAGGCTCATGCGCAGCGGTCCCTTCCGGTAGCGATCCACGGCATCGGTGTAGTAGCGCAAACGCTCATGTTGCATGCCGGCTGAACTGTACACCTCGCGCAGCCATCCCAGCGCTGAATGGAAATCCTGGTCCACGCCGAGGACATCGAGGCGAGCGATGCACGTCTTCATGCTGTCGATCGCAGCGGCATGTTCGCCAGCATGCCAGCGCTCAACGGCCGGCCCCATGGGCGCGTATGCCAGGCCGCGTTCATACTTCAGCTCTTCGGCCAACTGATGCGCTTCCTTCCAAATGGGGCTCACGTCCAACTCCGGGTCATTGATGTGCTGCATGGCCTTGCGGATGAGCAGGTCCACGCGCGTTGTGGTGCGGCCCTCGGTGCGCAAGCGCGCCTCCACGCTGTCGATCGTTCCGCTGAACGCTGCGCGGACCATGAGGAGGCATCCGATGGTGGCGAGGGTGCGCGGAATCCGCATGCGTGATGGAGGGAATGATCGACCGATGCAAGGATCGGGCGCTGTGACCTCAGGGAAAACCCCATGATCGGGTGGCCCCCTCTTTATGGGGTTTCCGCACGGCGCAGCCGTGAGAACGTTTGCAGCCGACAGTCCCAACCCATGCGCCATCTCATCTCCATCCTCCTGTTCTGCGCCGCGATCCAGCTCCTCGCGCAACGACCCGCCCGATCGCCCTATGATGCACCCGTCGTGCGCCCTTCCAACGACAGGGTTGAGCGCGGTGCGCCACCCGCCAACGATGATTGCGCCAATGCCACGCCGATCACACTCTTGGGTGATTGCGCAGGAGCGGTCTCCGGCAGCAACGCAGGCGCCACCATGGACGGCGTCGTGCCATCCTGCGATGATCCCGGATCCACGGAACCCGATGTATGGTACACGTTCACCACCGGCACGGCCGATACCGTGATCATCACGTTGACACCGGAGGCCAACATGACGGATTGGGCCTATGTGCTCCTCGAAGGCGCATGCGATGGCAACGAAGTGGCCTGTCGGATCCAACCTTCGACTCCTACGGCTGAATACCTCACGCCTTCCACCACCTACTACCTGCGGGTGCTCTCGAATCCGGATTATGGCACCGAAGGCGATTTCACGCTCTGCGTGCAGGACCTTGATCTGGTGAACGTGCCCGCGAACGATCTGTGCATGAACGCGCCGATGCTAGCCCTGCCCATGGGCTCCACCATCACCTTCACCGGCAATTCAACCAACGCGCAGAACACCGAGGGCCTACCGTTGCCTTCGGTGTGGCATGCCTTCACCTTGAGCGAGGCGGCCGATGTGACGATCGACCTCTGCGGGAGCGCGGCCTTCTTCCCGAACTTCTTCCGCGCACTGTACTTCACCTGTCCTCCGGATCTGGCCCAGCGCCGCTACGCGGGTTACGAGAACATCACCGACTGCACGGGGAACAGGCCCACGTTGTGCTATCCGGCTTTGCCGGCGGGCACCTACTACTATGCCGTGGCCAACGGCGATGCGCCCGGGACTTACACCCTGCATGTGAAGGCCGATCCGGTCGGCTCACATCAACCGGCGAACGACGACTGTGCGGGAGCCATCGCGGTGCCGGTCTCTGCGACTTGCGCTCCCGTGGCCTTCTCGCCCACCTGCGCATCGGCCTCCACCATACAACCGGGTTGTGCCGATGGGCTTGGTGATGCCTCCGACGACGTCTGGTACTCCTTCGTCGCCACCCAGTCGTTGATGACCATCGGCGTGTTCCCGAACAGCACGCAGTTCGGCGCCGTCATGGAATTGTACGCGGGCGTTTGCGGCGCCTTGGTCTCCACGGCCTGCGCGAATGGTTTCGATGGTGATCCCGTGCAACTCCCCTTGAACGGGATGGTGCCGGGGAACACCTACTACGTGCGGGTGTACAATGGCTACTCCAACACGCCCTACGATGATGCCGGTTATTCTCTTTGTGTGGCCGAGGGCTTCGGCATCGCGATCGGGATCGAGGAAGCCGCTGGGGGCCTGCCCGCGCTCAATGTGTTCCCCAATCCGGCAGCGGGATCGTTCAGCATCCGAACTGGATCGCCCGGTTCCACCTTCTCGCTGGCGGTGATCGATGCCGCAGGAAGGACCGTGATCAACACGACCGGGCGTGCCGATGCCAGTGGGACCGTGCAACTGGCGGAAGGGGGGATGCTGGCGAAAGGTCTTTACACGGTGAAGGTGAGCGATCCACGGAGCGCTCGTACGGCCCGTTTGATGATTTACTGAACCACAGCATCCGATGCCCATGCAGCGCTTCCTGTCACTGGTTCTCATCGCGCTTCCCCTGCATGTGCTGGCACAGCCGCGCATGTCGGCCACCACGCAGCGCGCGATCGCGGTGCTGGAGCAGCTCGCCAAGGAGCAACCTGATGCCCGCAAGCTCACCGAACAGGCGCAGGCCCGGTTTCCGGTGATGTACATCGCTGGACGTTGCATGGTCGGTTTCCTCGGCCGTGCCACGGATGCGGAGACCATCGCGGACGAGCATATCAGCGTAGGCGCGCGCGCTGGCGAGATCGTCTCCTTCCGGGTGGATGCGCATCACCTGGCCAGCGTGCGTTCGATCATCGCGTTCGATCAGGTGGAGATCGCGCAGCGCAGGCGTCCGGCCCTCAACCAGGTGATCCCGGACATCCGTGCCGATAGCGTGCATTGGGGCATCGCTCTGCCGCAGGGCTACACCGGCCAGGATGTGCTGCTGGGGATCAGCGATGTCGGCTTCGACTTCACCCACCCGGCGTTCTATGACACGGCCATGAGCGCCACGCGCATCGTCGCCGCGTGGGACCAGTTCAAGCAGAGCGGTCCGCCGCCGGCTGGCTACGGCTATGGCGCGGCCTACACCACAGCGGCCGAGCTCATCGCCGCCGAAGGGGATACCGCCACCTACGGTGGGCGCTGGACACACGGCACGCATGTGGCCGGTATCGCCGGAGGGGCCGGCGCAGGCACGCCGCACCGGGGCGTCGCGTACGGCGCGGGCTTGCTGTTCGTCACACTGAACGATGATGCCGGCATCCTCGATGGCTTCGCTTGGATGAACGAGGTCGCACAGCAGCAGCAGAAGCGGCTCGTGATCAACATGAGCTGGTCATCGATGGACCTGCAGGACGGCACTTCCCTGTTCGTTCAGGCCATCGATGCGTTCGCGGACCAGGGCATTGTCTTCTGCGCTGCCAACGGCAACAACGGTGGCGTTCCTTTCCACATCCAGCGCGCGTTCGTGGGCGATACGTTGCGCACGCGCATCGCCTTCCCGGTGTTCAGCGACCCCGGCTTCGACTGGCGCGGCATCATCCTCTTGGGACAGCCGGGGGCGCCGTTCGAAGGGCGCATCCTTATCCGCGATGCGAGCAATGCCATCATCGGTCAAACGCCCTGGATGTCCACGGCCACGCAAGCCGCATACGCCGATACGCTCATGGTCTTCGGGACGGATACCGTGGAGCTGCGCATACTCGCTGATGCCGCACATCCGCAGAACCAACGGCCGCACCTGCGGGTGCATGCGCGCAAGACGAGCGCGCTCTTGCGCGTGGACCTGAACGTGACCGCGCCGGGCGGCACGGTGCACGGATGGAACGCCGAGTCCACCGGCGACTTCGTGGGCATCTGGGGCGAGCCCTTCCAAGCGGCGATGCCCGGTTAC of Flavobacteriales bacterium contains these proteins:
- a CDS encoding adenylate/guanylate cyclase domain-containing protein; this encodes MRKAILVLLSVLASGAFARTALRIDSLKWKLHAAEQAREFAMAQQLAADLKEAYQGQGDLKEAFSMYTHQLRMRDSMDNREALNRQDRRAFQKEQLADSVANEQAKRSEAFKHAQVIRAERNQRNLFMFGGIGVLFMTGGLWFGLRSAKRSREAIRLERKVSEDLLLNILPQEIADELKVKGHADAKLFEQATILFSDFKGFTALSEELTPEELVEELNICFKTFDGIVTARGIEKIKTIDDAYMCAGGLPDPASSTPLDVILAALEMQDFMKKHKAEREAEGGATFEMRLGIHTGPVVAGIVGVKKFAYDIWGDTVNTASRMESSGEVGQVNISEATYALVKGENRLTFTPRGKVQAKGKGELDMYFVQRS
- a CDS encoding nuclear transport factor 2 family protein, whose product is MGASGYRMDTKGGSSGRETTTEEAEILLVHEHFWQSYARRDLDSRFSVCADDITFFGTGLHERAVGKAQYRAMNEKGVEQYPDAFTIDHIWLEVRLWGDVAWVEGDTFWIMGQGGASTRDIVRQTTILKRINGKWWVAHVHGSDPDYRLREGEYITHGNIHARNKELEREVLMRTEELRREKQRSEELLLNILPEEVAEELKAKGEADAKLIDQVTVLFTDFKGFTAMSEKVTPKELVHDLHECFSAFDRIMAKHGIEKIKTIGDAYMAAGGLPTPNTTHATDVIQAAFEMRDFIAEGKARKATAGLPYFEVRIGIHTGPVVAGIVGVKKFQYDIWGDTVNTASRMESSGEVGQVNISEATYALVKDEPGLTFTPRGKVQAKGKGEMEMYFVASKR
- a CDS encoding response regulator transcription factor, whose amino-acid sequence is MIRVLLFEDNTDLAESLGELMKDTDDIRLIAHYTNAQKAERHVAFHHPDVVLMDIDMPVENGLQGLRAIRAAGSGVMVLMFTVMEDNENVFQSICHGASGYLLKQTAPDKILEGIREAMGGGAPMTPSIARKVLTLFAQPFKKSDDLQKLTAREHDVLSLLVRGHSYKMAAAQLDIGVETLRFHIKNIYAKLHVNSKSEAVAKALQNRVV
- a CDS encoding tetratricopeptide repeat protein codes for the protein MRLTGPGTFLVSLLFVMGCERSTSLDDDQAPRSPAFDSTFHARTLAALHPAAMRSDTIFCDSILKVYDDTALARMHPGRVNDAFVYAIISHDGYPTASMERFYRLARYADSDRMLAWHDFLIARWRMMNGDHVEAVRLYQNLLTRFERVQDGAGISSACRRLGQIYRLLGDFEVALPYLHRALPGEPRAEFRCNMLYAMGECHAHAHRADSVRWCRDRIAEMAGDSMLLQRGDDRVLLYTMRLGLDAATIEARRTGRGDAMALVRDMARLDSLLEHRDPWLGFIEAHDAASHIELAEEVVRALTALNRTDLARELVLEAEERARDCTDCTLEEVALYAAVADMHIALGDRSEALRYQTLRADALTRNEVGKARLAVEQARQREEYQQQRSGMAQALEQERQQARAMDIEYRMQRISLVVMIGFVVLFAGVLFVHLRIRRRMQLEEVRTRLSRDLHDDIGSTLSSINILTSVARKKAEAGDVEGAAASLTGISERSQRLQRNMSDIVWSVDPDRDSLEELLVRMREFGASVLEPKEITYRFDAQGDHSTALQPMVKSNLYLIFKEALNNAAKHANASNVEVRIRKDADGLHMTITDDGIGLSSDRSVDNGGGNGMRNMRQRAAEMNAVLDIGPAKEGGVVIDLFIRT
- a CDS encoding rhodanese-like domain-containing protein, encoding MQKALILSTLLLLVVPCAAQSGPDAVLVKDITPQELSVEIQKGGVTLIDVNEADNYAFAHVPGARLIAYDAITPDVLPADKSSKLVFYCWSPECPAAGMAAESAVKLGYTDVRCMHAGITGWQDAGLPTEP
- a CDS encoding T9SS type A sorting domain-containing protein, producing MRHLISILLFCAAIQLLAQRPARSPYDAPVVRPSNDRVERGAPPANDDCANATPITLLGDCAGAVSGSNAGATMDGVVPSCDDPGSTEPDVWYTFTTGTADTVIITLTPEANMTDWAYVLLEGACDGNEVACRIQPSTPTAEYLTPSTTYYLRVLSNPDYGTEGDFTLCVQDLDLVNVPANDLCMNAPMLALPMGSTITFTGNSTNAQNTEGLPLPSVWHAFTLSEAADVTIDLCGSAAFFPNFFRALYFTCPPDLAQRRYAGYENITDCTGNRPTLCYPALPAGTYYYAVANGDAPGTYTLHVKADPVGSHQPANDDCAGAIAVPVSATCAPVAFSPTCASASTIQPGCADGLGDASDDVWYSFVATQSLMTIGVFPNSTQFGAVMELYAGVCGALVSTACANGFDGDPVQLPLNGMVPGNTYYVRVYNGYSNTPYDDAGYSLCVAEGFGIAIGIEEAAGGLPALNVFPNPAAGSFSIRTGSPGSTFSLAVIDAAGRTVINTTGRADASGTVQLAEGGMLAKGLYTVKVSDPRSARTARLMIY
- a CDS encoding S8 family peptidase, coding for MQRFLSLVLIALPLHVLAQPRMSATTQRAIAVLEQLAKEQPDARKLTEQAQARFPVMYIAGRCMVGFLGRATDAETIADEHISVGARAGEIVSFRVDAHHLASVRSIIAFDQVEIAQRRRPALNQVIPDIRADSVHWGIALPQGYTGQDVLLGISDVGFDFTHPAFYDTAMSATRIVAAWDQFKQSGPPPAGYGYGAAYTTAAELIAAEGDTATYGGRWTHGTHVAGIAGGAGAGTPHRGVAYGAGLLFVTLNDDAGILDGFAWMNEVAQQQQKRLVINMSWSSMDLQDGTSLFVQAIDAFADQGIVFCAANGNNGGVPFHIQRAFVGDTLRTRIAFPVFSDPGFDWRGIILLGQPGAPFEGRILIRDASNAIIGQTPWMSTATQAAYADTLMVFGTDTVELRILADAAHPQNQRPHLRVHARKTSALLRVDLNVTAPGGTVHGWNAESTGDFVGIWGEPFQAAMPGYAAGDLDYGVGEPACGNGVLAVGAYRAAYQVGGNWQGGEIGDFSVKGPTLDGRLKPDITAPGVHVVSCVSSYTTESVTPVAVLVFQGRGYMFASWEGTSMSSPVGAGVAALLLEAFPYATPAQVRSAIMENARTDAFTGPIPPSGSTLWGMGKINAYQAVTALMPFAGVSDIVNDGARIWPNPADDALHVALNGASNGAGFAVLDLTGRLVSEGNLNQARPTIDVRRLTSGTYLLRITIGNEHTAHRFVRQ